One genomic window of Undibacterium cyanobacteriorum includes the following:
- a CDS encoding TonB-dependent receptor yields MKNNGRAFRKTLVAHALCMAFGIGVAVVGGVSTAYAQSNATGSIYGKVDTPAGASVLIQNTDTGFKRQVTLDSNGRYTVTALPAGHYKVELMRNGSSAGAQEFDILIGQGMEASFLAAASQQVTVSGSSLRSRIDVSNTNNGAIFTAKELAKLPVQTNLTAVVLLAPNTTRGDAAYGNVASFGGGGVSENSYYINGLPVTNPLSQIGSTQLPWGAIAQTSVITGGFGSEFGRSIGGVVNITTRSGTNRWETGASYSITPNSLRSKAKDIYFPQTGSDSHLDGKLHFKNSVSTNQVEQYGAYVGGPLVEDKLFMFAAVERTIGTSGAVGDLVNSNTLARDGWTATRTETNRYLAKLDWNINDDNRLEWTAIGDTNRAITGTYGYNVANDTHNDVLYTQTNSKNGGASGATSNALKYTSNLTDNLTLTALGGILKTPRSITYYNGDPNGTVHAIRSSARARVPELDPNLYVNKVLYGGTLSRPGEDEVKSLRLDLEYKIGKHTIRGGLDKNTLDSGNVGAATAGGGTWTYGKVPDGKENTPVNLSISRPAIVANYGGFGTRGYYVTEFTFSSLTKAQSEQSAQYIEDRYQATKDLLIVAGLRNDQYSNTNGDGQKFIDMKNQLAPRLSASWDVNGDSTFKVFSSAGRYFLQLPTQVAARAASRSTYTLQDFTYTGIDSNGQPTGLRAINQPGTPDGELGQAKDPRSVVAKGLKPNFQDEFTVGFEKAMSSQLNLGMKFTYRNLGAGIDDNCDVRPLAAYSEKVGLVQEGNPRGYLNCFIFNPGRDATIWLESHNAQGLATGNGRWVTFTARELGFPKAERKYTALDFFAEHPLSNSWYGKVNYTWSRSAGNMEGQTNSDTGQSDVAVTANWDFPEFMSFTRGVLPNDRTHAIKAFGFYEFNKEWSLGANALVQSGRPKTCQGTDLDAEEGLKNPLGHDWGGPGYGNVYMWCDGKPAPRGSLGRMPWETRLDVSLTYKPAALKGLSFGFDVFNVFNNQVALTRQEAYDAGDGSIVPTYGEVRQYAAPRTMKFKVEFTHKF; encoded by the coding sequence ATGAAAAATAACGGTCGGGCGTTTCGAAAAACGCTAGTGGCACATGCCTTGTGTATGGCATTTGGGATAGGAGTTGCAGTAGTTGGTGGTGTATCGACAGCCTATGCGCAGTCGAATGCGACAGGATCGATTTACGGTAAGGTCGATACACCTGCAGGTGCGAGCGTATTGATTCAAAATACGGACACGGGTTTTAAACGCCAAGTCACTCTCGATAGCAATGGTCGCTATACGGTGACAGCTTTGCCGGCAGGGCATTACAAAGTCGAGTTGATGCGCAATGGCAGTAGTGCTGGTGCACAAGAGTTTGATATCCTGATTGGTCAAGGTATGGAAGCTTCCTTCCTTGCGGCCGCGTCGCAGCAAGTGACGGTTTCCGGCTCGAGTTTGCGTAGTCGTATCGATGTATCAAACACCAATAATGGTGCGATATTTACAGCCAAGGAGTTGGCAAAGTTACCGGTGCAGACCAACTTAACCGCGGTCGTCTTGTTGGCACCGAACACCACACGCGGTGATGCCGCCTACGGTAATGTTGCCAGCTTTGGTGGTGGTGGTGTTTCGGAAAACTCCTACTACATCAACGGTCTGCCGGTGACGAATCCCTTATCACAAATCGGTTCGACGCAATTGCCATGGGGTGCTATTGCGCAAACCTCGGTCATTACAGGTGGCTTTGGTTCTGAATTTGGTCGCTCGATCGGTGGGGTAGTGAATATTACGACACGCAGCGGTACTAATCGTTGGGAGACCGGCGCATCGTATAGCATTACGCCGAATTCCTTACGTTCCAAAGCCAAAGATATTTACTTCCCACAAACCGGTAGTGATAGTCATCTTGATGGCAAACTGCATTTTAAGAATAGCGTCAGCACCAATCAAGTAGAACAGTATGGTGCTTATGTTGGTGGGCCACTCGTCGAAGATAAGTTGTTCATGTTTGCCGCCGTGGAACGCACTATTGGCACATCTGGTGCAGTCGGCGATCTCGTCAATAGCAATACTTTGGCACGCGATGGCTGGACCGCTACACGCACAGAGACCAATCGTTATTTGGCCAAGTTAGATTGGAATATCAACGATGATAATCGCTTGGAATGGACGGCGATTGGCGATACCAATCGTGCCATTACAGGAACCTACGGTTACAACGTCGCCAACGATACTCATAATGATGTTCTGTACACACAGACCAATTCCAAGAACGGCGGCGCTTCTGGTGCAACTTCAAATGCCTTGAAATACACCAGCAATCTGACCGACAACCTGACGCTCACGGCACTTGGCGGGATTCTTAAGACACCACGTAGCATCACTTACTATAACGGTGATCCTAACGGTACCGTACATGCGATTCGTTCCTCGGCGCGTGCTCGGGTGCCGGAGCTTGATCCGAATCTGTATGTAAATAAGGTTTTGTACGGTGGTACTTTGAGTCGTCCAGGTGAAGATGAAGTGAAATCTTTACGCTTGGACTTGGAATACAAAATTGGTAAGCACACCATTCGTGGTGGTCTCGATAAAAATACTCTCGATTCCGGCAACGTTGGTGCAGCAACCGCCGGTGGTGGTACTTGGACGTATGGCAAAGTACCTGATGGAAAAGAAAACACTCCAGTCAATTTGTCCATCAGCCGTCCAGCGATCGTCGCTAATTACGGCGGCTTCGGTACCCGTGGATATTATGTTACTGAATTCACTTTTAGCAGTTTGACCAAAGCGCAGTCAGAACAATCCGCGCAGTACATCGAAGATCGCTACCAAGCGACTAAAGATTTATTGATCGTTGCAGGTTTACGTAACGACCAATATAGCAACACCAATGGTGATGGTCAGAAATTTATCGACATGAAGAATCAATTGGCACCACGTCTGTCTGCTTCATGGGATGTAAATGGCGACTCCACGTTCAAAGTATTTAGTAGTGCAGGGCGTTATTTCTTGCAGTTGCCAACGCAGGTAGCGGCACGTGCCGCAAGTCGTTCGACCTATACTCTGCAAGATTTCACTTATACGGGTATTGACTCGAATGGACAACCAACCGGCTTGCGCGCGATTAATCAACCTGGCACCCCCGATGGTGAATTAGGGCAGGCTAAGGATCCACGTTCTGTAGTCGCAAAAGGACTTAAACCAAACTTCCAAGATGAGTTCACCGTGGGCTTTGAGAAAGCGATGTCGTCTCAGTTGAACCTCGGTATGAAATTCACCTACCGTAATCTTGGTGCAGGTATCGACGATAATTGCGATGTACGTCCATTGGCGGCTTATTCAGAAAAGGTCGGCTTGGTTCAAGAGGGAAATCCGCGTGGGTATCTGAACTGCTTCATTTTCAATCCTGGGCGTGATGCGACCATCTGGTTAGAAAGCCATAATGCGCAAGGCCTGGCGACTGGAAATGGTCGCTGGGTGACATTTACTGCAAGAGAGTTAGGTTTCCCTAAAGCCGAGCGTAAATACACCGCCTTGGACTTTTTCGCCGAACATCCTCTGAGCAATTCTTGGTACGGTAAAGTGAATTACACTTGGTCGCGTAGTGCCGGCAATATGGAAGGGCAAACAAATTCCGATACGGGTCAGAGTGACGTTGCGGTTACGGCGAACTGGGACTTCCCAGAATTCATGAGTTTTACCCGTGGGGTTTTGCCGAATGATCGTACTCATGCGATTAAAGCCTTTGGTTTCTATGAGTTCAATAAGGAATGGTCCTTGGGTGCCAATGCCTTGGTGCAGTCTGGTCGTCCAAAAACCTGCCAAGGTACGGATCTAGACGCCGAAGAGGGTTTGAAAAATCCGCTCGGCCACGATTGGGGCGGCCCTGGCTACGGCAATGTCTATATGTGGTGTGATGGTAAGCCTGCGCCACGCGGTAGTCTGGGACGCATGCCTTGGGAGACTCGTTTGGATGTTAGCTTGACTTATAAGCCAGCGGCTTTGAAGGGCTTGTCCTTTGGTTTTGACGTGTTCAACGTGTTCAACAATCAAGTCGCATTAACCCGTCAAGAAGCCTATGACGCTGGTGATGGATCGATTGTGCCAACCTATGGTGAAGTTCGCCAATATGCGGCACCTCGTACCATGAAGTTTAAAGTGGAGTTCACCCACAAATTCTAA
- a CDS encoding pirin family protein — protein MSAFNFTPEHLLKPHNKDLGGGFVVRRLLPAMQRQAVGPFIFFDHFGPVTVTPADNHDVRPHPHIGLATLTYLFDGVIMHRDNLGYQQRIEPGAINLMIAGRGIVHSERKPEQEKNSTYTNHGLQLWIAIPEAEEMRAASFSHTPAEAIPEVQIGKAHVRVLVGSAFGASSPVPTLSPTLYLDVRLEANTEWHCPMLAEEQAIYPIEGACSVDDMALEAHHMLVLQQTHTIRTQEHGARFVIIGGQNLGRRLMWWNFIASNKDSIDRAAEVWNQAPSEGPLSQVPGETERIPLPSR, from the coding sequence ATGAGCGCATTTAACTTTACCCCAGAGCACCTACTGAAACCACACAATAAAGATCTCGGTGGCGGTTTCGTTGTGCGTCGCTTACTGCCGGCTATGCAGCGTCAAGCGGTCGGTCCCTTTATTTTTTTTGATCACTTCGGCCCGGTCACGGTGACGCCGGCCGATAATCATGATGTGCGACCGCATCCGCATATCGGTTTAGCCACGCTGACTTATTTGTTCGATGGCGTCATCATGCACCGTGATAATCTCGGCTATCAACAGAGAATTGAGCCGGGCGCGATTAACCTGATGATTGCCGGACGCGGCATCGTGCATTCCGAACGCAAACCCGAACAAGAGAAAAACAGCACCTACACCAACCACGGTTTGCAGTTATGGATTGCGATTCCTGAGGCTGAAGAGATGCGTGCGGCATCGTTTTCTCATACACCGGCCGAGGCCATCCCTGAAGTTCAGATCGGCAAGGCCCACGTGCGCGTGTTGGTCGGTAGCGCCTTCGGCGCTAGCTCACCAGTGCCGACACTGTCGCCCACACTGTATCTCGATGTCAGGCTCGAGGCCAACACCGAATGGCACTGTCCGATGCTGGCTGAGGAGCAGGCAATTTACCCTATTGAAGGTGCATGCAGCGTCGATGACATGGCACTCGAAGCACATCACATGCTCGTTCTCCAACAAACCCATACGATACGCACACAAGAACATGGTGCGCGTTTTGTCATCATTGGTGGTCAAAATCTTGGGCGTCGATTGATGTGGTGGAACTTCATTGCGAGCAACAAAGATTCGATCGATCGTGCTGCGGAAGTATGGAATCAAGCGCCATCGGAGGGGCCACTATCACAAGTGCCAGGCGAAACTGAGCGCATTCCGCTGCCATCGAGATGA
- a CDS encoding OsmC family protein, producing MKSISLQSKANAKTAQVITSDQHQLISDISNAEGGEDFGPSPHDLYDAALASCKALTLMWYANKKGIKISNIDTRVERDDSEERQGIYKLHTRLVISGDFSDAEFKQLSAVAEKCPVHKLMTSVTTEITTQVERA from the coding sequence TTGAAATCGATAAGCTTACAGAGCAAAGCAAATGCTAAAACAGCACAAGTGATCACCTCTGATCAACATCAATTGATCAGCGACATCAGCAACGCGGAAGGTGGAGAAGATTTTGGCCCTAGCCCACACGATCTGTATGATGCGGCGCTCGCATCTTGTAAAGCGCTGACGCTGATGTGGTATGCCAATAAAAAAGGGATCAAGATCAGCAATATCGATACACGGGTTGAACGCGATGATAGCGAAGAGCGACAAGGAATCTACAAACTTCACACGCGCTTAGTGATCAGTGGCGATTTCAGTGACGCCGAGTTTAAACAACTCAGCGCCGTCGCTGAAAAATGCCCTGTACACAAATTAATGACGAGTGTGACGACTGAAATCACCACCCAAGTGGAGCGTGCCTGA
- a CDS encoding DMT family transporter, with product MQQQLKPRTIILLTIPPLLWAGNVVVGRMINQMIPPITLNFFRWLIAFFILLPFSYQIFRRGSGIWQQGMRLSLLGLLGIGLYNTLQYIALQSSSPINVTLVGSSIPVWMMIVGAIFFSVRIRREQMIGASLSIAGVLIVLSHGELQQLLGLRLVFGDLLMICASIVWAFYSWLLLKTKEPARIRHQWAPFLSAQLAYGVLWSGLFSIGEWTGRDLHIQWNLNLVLAIAYVAIGPAVLAYKCWGDGVQQAGPNIAGFFTNLTPLFTAVLAGALLGEIPQLHHLIAFLFIVSGIAISSYQRRQPDSTSP from the coding sequence ATGCAGCAGCAACTTAAGCCTCGCACCATTATTCTTCTCACGATTCCACCTCTACTTTGGGCTGGCAACGTGGTGGTTGGTCGCATGATCAACCAGATGATCCCACCGATCACTTTGAATTTTTTTCGGTGGCTGATCGCGTTTTTTATCTTGCTGCCATTTAGCTATCAGATCTTCCGTCGTGGCAGCGGCATTTGGCAACAAGGAATGCGCTTAAGTCTTTTGGGCTTACTCGGAATTGGCCTTTACAATACCCTACAGTACATCGCCCTACAAAGTTCATCGCCCATCAACGTCACCTTAGTTGGCTCCAGCATCCCAGTATGGATGATGATCGTTGGTGCAATCTTTTTTTCAGTCAGGATTAGGCGCGAGCAAATGATCGGCGCTAGCTTATCCATCGCAGGTGTCCTGATCGTATTAAGCCATGGTGAACTGCAGCAGCTGCTTGGCTTGCGTCTTGTGTTTGGCGATCTGTTGATGATTTGCGCCAGTATCGTGTGGGCTTTCTATAGCTGGCTCCTCCTCAAAACAAAAGAGCCTGCTAGAATACGACATCAATGGGCACCGTTCCTTTCTGCGCAGCTCGCCTACGGCGTGCTTTGGTCTGGATTATTCTCCATCGGTGAATGGACAGGGCGCGATCTTCATATCCAATGGAATCTCAACCTAGTACTCGCGATTGCCTACGTTGCTATCGGCCCAGCCGTATTAGCGTACAAATGCTGGGGCGATGGTGTACAACAAGCCGGTCCCAATATCGCCGGTTTCTTCACTAATCTCACGCCATTATTTACAGCGGTTCTCGCAGGTGCGCTTCTTGGAGAGATCCCCCAACTTCACCATCTAATCGCGTTCTTGTTCATCGTCAGCGGTATCGCCATTTCCTCATATCAGAGGCGACAGCCAGATTCAACATCCCCATAG
- a CDS encoding VIT domain-containing protein: MKSPIYKRLFASLLLITASFQTATAYSQTTPSGALLETSIDNLRGERAIQLKQTTIKSAVAGSIAETTIDLVFYNPNNRVLEGNLQFPLADNQKIIGFALDIGGKMRDAVPVEKAKGRQVFEEIVRRGVDPALLEMTQGNNFKLRVYPIPARGTRTVQLRIMQNLDRVRHQWEFPLALGFADASEKTQVSIHLRGINDQPEVKFGARQINYEKALDGYKLEFSTQSLGKNSRIITSFPQPLKAQTYLQEFQGESYFLAEVPLKSERKSRSLPSKIGLLWDSSNSATQRHIEAELDLLHHYFKAVGNAEVHLQRLRDRPEAIEIFTITNGNWSKLRKALETTVYDGASAIADWKVEADIGEYLLVSDGLMNYGPKQFPQLSKQQKLFAINSAQSADTNRLSALAERQHGRLIQVDINNVSNASKLLLTDANSVVEALGTHLSDIELESMVPDGDVLRVAGKLKAKQAELSLDLKLNGKPQKINLAINNNAPQHPLAAFLWANYRLRKLEGDREMQKAEIRRLGKKFAIPNSETSLIVLENLSDYLQYDIAPPVELLDEFNRLKSDAYRQRQDSQRHQTEALVTQFQEKIKWWETDFQKLLAKKKEEELRRKEEALKAEALRREEDRKAAIQLSKVSAKPDSSGTKQVALEMRAAPPRPVAPEMPKSVTITGARVRYAEVMNSNSYQTVSTLNRESATMDAVASNENNSASISLKKWVPDARYIKRLTAAEKDKIYTIYLDEKPSYQNSSAFFLDAADILKEKGQSELAMRVLSNLLEMDLENRHILRLLGYRLMELGAYHQAVQVFEKVVPLAEEEPQSYRDLGLALAADKQYQAAINQLQQVIHGNWNGRFQEIKLITLAEINALIVEAKNSGVQVDTSSIDPRLIRNLPLDIRVVMSWDADASDMDLWVKDPSGEECSFNHTRTSLGGRISYDVTQGYGPEEFSLRKAMPGKYQIYANFYGNRQQIVAGATTVQLKLISHFGSEKAKEKLITVRLKDQGGRVFIGEFEFMPEEPVKK; the protein is encoded by the coding sequence ATGAAGAGTCCAATTTACAAGCGCTTATTTGCCAGTCTGCTGCTCATCACAGCGAGTTTTCAGACTGCCACAGCCTACAGCCAGACTACACCATCAGGCGCATTGCTCGAGACCTCCATTGATAATTTGAGAGGTGAACGGGCGATTCAACTGAAACAAACAACGATCAAGAGTGCCGTGGCCGGCAGCATCGCCGAGACCACCATCGACCTCGTCTTTTATAACCCCAACAATCGTGTTCTTGAAGGCAATTTGCAGTTTCCCTTAGCCGACAATCAAAAAATCATAGGCTTTGCGCTCGACATTGGTGGAAAAATGCGTGATGCGGTGCCGGTCGAAAAAGCCAAAGGCCGCCAAGTCTTTGAAGAAATTGTACGGCGCGGCGTCGACCCCGCCTTACTAGAAATGACGCAAGGGAATAACTTCAAGTTACGGGTCTACCCTATCCCAGCCCGTGGCACCCGTACCGTGCAACTTCGCATCATGCAGAACCTTGATCGGGTTCGTCATCAATGGGAATTCCCACTCGCGCTCGGTTTCGCGGACGCCTCTGAAAAAACCCAAGTTTCGATACACCTACGTGGCATCAACGATCAACCAGAGGTCAAATTTGGCGCAAGACAAATCAACTACGAAAAGGCACTGGATGGCTACAAATTGGAATTCAGCACTCAATCCTTAGGAAAGAATAGTCGCATTATCACCAGCTTTCCGCAGCCACTTAAAGCACAAACTTATCTCCAAGAGTTCCAAGGTGAGAGCTACTTTCTCGCCGAAGTTCCGCTCAAGTCAGAGCGTAAATCACGCAGTCTACCCAGCAAAATTGGATTACTGTGGGATAGCTCAAATTCAGCGACACAACGCCATATCGAGGCGGAACTCGATCTACTCCATCACTATTTCAAGGCTGTGGGCAACGCAGAGGTTCATTTGCAGCGGTTGCGAGATCGCCCCGAAGCCATTGAAATTTTCACGATCACCAATGGCAATTGGAGCAAACTACGCAAAGCCTTAGAGACCACCGTTTATGATGGCGCCAGTGCTATCGCCGATTGGAAAGTCGAGGCGGACATCGGGGAATATTTACTCGTGAGCGATGGCCTCATGAACTATGGCCCCAAGCAATTCCCTCAACTGAGCAAACAACAAAAGCTGTTCGCCATTAATTCCGCACAGAGTGCCGACACCAACCGCTTGAGTGCTTTAGCCGAGCGTCAACATGGACGCCTCATTCAAGTGGATATCAATAATGTGAGCAATGCAAGCAAGCTCTTGTTGACAGATGCCAATAGCGTGGTCGAGGCGCTCGGCACTCACCTGAGCGATATTGAACTCGAGTCAATGGTCCCAGACGGTGATGTACTTAGAGTCGCGGGAAAACTGAAAGCCAAACAAGCTGAATTAAGCTTGGACCTGAAGCTCAACGGAAAACCGCAAAAAATTAATTTGGCAATCAATAACAACGCACCACAACATCCTCTTGCCGCATTTTTATGGGCCAACTATCGCCTACGCAAATTGGAGGGCGATCGCGAAATGCAAAAAGCAGAGATACGTCGACTCGGTAAGAAATTCGCTATTCCAAACAGCGAAACATCATTGATCGTTTTGGAAAACTTGAGCGACTATCTCCAATACGACATCGCACCACCGGTAGAATTACTTGATGAGTTCAATCGACTCAAGTCCGATGCATATCGTCAACGACAAGATAGTCAGCGCCATCAAACGGAAGCCTTGGTTACTCAATTTCAAGAGAAAATTAAGTGGTGGGAGACTGACTTCCAGAAGCTGCTGGCAAAGAAAAAAGAGGAGGAGTTAAGACGCAAAGAAGAGGCCCTGAAAGCCGAAGCGCTGCGTCGAGAAGAAGACCGGAAAGCCGCCATCCAATTGAGTAAAGTGAGTGCCAAACCGGATTCTAGTGGAACCAAGCAAGTTGCCTTGGAGATGCGTGCCGCTCCGCCAAGACCAGTCGCTCCAGAGATGCCGAAGAGTGTCACCATCACAGGCGCACGGGTTCGTTACGCCGAGGTTATGAATTCTAATTCTTATCAAACCGTCTCTACGCTAAACCGTGAATCAGCAACCATGGACGCCGTTGCTTCCAACGAAAACAATTCGGCCAGCATTTCGCTCAAAAAATGGGTCCCGGATGCGCGATATATTAAACGCTTGACGGCTGCGGAAAAAGATAAGATCTACACGATCTATTTGGACGAGAAACCCAGCTATCAAAATAGTAGCGCTTTCTTTCTGGATGCCGCCGACATCCTCAAAGAAAAAGGTCAGTCTGAACTCGCAATGCGCGTCTTGTCTAACCTATTGGAGATGGATTTAGAGAATCGCCATATCCTGCGTTTGTTGGGTTATCGTTTGATGGAGCTAGGCGCCTACCACCAAGCAGTCCAAGTATTTGAAAAGGTCGTGCCACTTGCGGAAGAAGAACCCCAATCCTACCGCGATCTTGGTTTGGCGCTTGCGGCCGACAAACAATACCAAGCGGCCATCAATCAACTACAGCAGGTCATCCATGGGAATTGGAACGGACGTTTTCAAGAAATCAAGCTCATCACTTTAGCGGAAATCAATGCGCTTATTGTGGAGGCTAAGAACTCTGGAGTACAGGTCGATACGTCTTCGATTGACCCGCGTCTGATTCGGAATTTGCCACTGGATATTCGTGTTGTCATGAGTTGGGACGCGGATGCGAGTGACATGGATCTCTGGGTCAAAGATCCTTCTGGTGAAGAGTGTAGCTTTAATCATACTCGTACATCACTTGGCGGACGCATCAGCTACGACGTCACGCAAGGTTATGGCCCAGAGGAATTTTCGTTACGGAAAGCGATGCCCGGTAAGTACCAAATATACGCGAACTTCTACGGAAACCGCCAACAAATCGTGGCTGGAGCCACAACGGTACAACTCAAATTAATCTCGCATTTTGGCTCAGAAAAGGCCAAAGAGAAGCTAATTACAGTGCGCTTAAAGGATCAAGGTGGTCGCGTATTCATTGGTGAATTTGAATTTATGCCTGAGGAGCCGGTGAAGAAATGA
- a CDS encoding sigma-70 family RNA polymerase sigma factor encodes MNSPDISHLTQTLVLSDEDLMLRYCDGDFAAFKELYQRHSKPLYRFIAWRSPRAEWVDEVMQESWAALHKARASYQVSASFKTFLYQIAKHRLIDLMRQHQLLLSSDLQDFTEEDWQQDLDAMQTQAQHHGETAFSSGEQATPEQALIAKQNAAALQRAIHQLPGVQREALVLQQFNDMSLEEIASVSDVPVETIKSRLRYAMQKLRQHFVKHEQTQEELV; translated from the coding sequence ATGAACTCGCCCGATATCAGTCATTTAACGCAGACACTCGTCCTCAGCGATGAAGATTTGATGCTGCGTTATTGCGATGGGGATTTCGCGGCATTTAAGGAACTGTATCAACGCCACAGTAAGCCACTGTATCGCTTCATTGCTTGGCGTTCGCCGCGTGCCGAATGGGTTGATGAAGTCATGCAAGAGAGTTGGGCGGCCTTGCACAAAGCGCGAGCGAGTTATCAGGTCAGTGCTAGTTTTAAGACTTTCCTATATCAAATCGCCAAACATCGCTTGATCGATCTGATGCGACAACATCAACTGCTTCTGTCTAGTGATCTCCAAGATTTCACCGAGGAAGATTGGCAGCAAGATTTAGACGCCATGCAAACCCAAGCTCAACATCACGGCGAAACTGCATTTTCAAGCGGAGAACAAGCAACGCCAGAACAAGCGCTAATCGCCAAGCAAAACGCAGCGGCTTTGCAAAGAGCGATACATCAGCTGCCAGGTGTGCAAAGAGAGGCTTTGGTCCTGCAGCAGTTCAACGATATGAGCCTTGAAGAAATTGCGTCCGTCAGTGATGTTCCAGTCGAGACGATCAAGAGTCGCTTACGCTACGCGATGCAAAAATTACGTCAGCATTTTGTCAAACATGAACAAACTCAAGAGGAGCTTGTATGA
- the ilvD gene encoding dihydroxy-acid dehydratase: MPLYRSRTTTHGRNMAGARALWRATGMKDGDFDKPIIAVVNSFTQFVPGHVHLKDLGQLVAREIEAAGGVAKEFNTIAVDDGIAMGHGGMLYSLPSRELIADSVEYMVNAHCADAMVCISNCDKITPGMLMAAMRLNIPVVFVSGGPMEAGKVIETLHPKTSGEQKIMKIDLVDAMIKAADSAVSDEEIGRIERSACPTCGSCSGMFTANSMNCLTEALGLSLPGNGTIVATHADRKNLFLRAGRLVVELAKRYYEQDDLSVLPRSIANKQTFENAMALDVSMGGSTNTVLHLLAAAHEAGVDFTMADIDRISRKVPCLCKVAPMTDKYHIEDVHRAGGIISILGELARAGLFDTSRPTIHSRDFAEAIAKNDIAVSDDAEARALFLAAPGGVPTQVAFSQDKRFETHDLDRSAGCIRDLAHAYSKDGGLAVLYGNLAEKGCIVKTAGVDESILTFTGKARVFESQDAAVEAILGDTVHAGDVVIIRYEGPKGGPGMQEMLYPTSYIKSKGLGKACALFTDGRFSGGSSGLVIGHASPEAAEGGAIGLVEEGDRIEIDIPNRRIHLGVSDDVLQARRAAMEAKGADAWQPVKRERYVSQALQAYAALATSADRGAVRDISQLRR; this comes from the coding sequence ATGCCATTGTATCGCTCAAGAACCACCACCCATGGACGCAATATGGCCGGCGCGCGCGCACTGTGGCGTGCCACCGGTATGAAGGATGGCGATTTCGATAAACCGATTATCGCTGTCGTCAATTCCTTTACACAATTTGTGCCGGGCCATGTGCACTTGAAGGATCTCGGGCAACTTGTGGCGCGTGAAATTGAAGCGGCTGGTGGCGTGGCGAAGGAATTCAATACTATTGCGGTCGATGATGGCATCGCCATGGGCCACGGTGGCATGTTGTATTCCTTGCCTTCGCGTGAATTAATTGCTGATTCGGTCGAATACATGGTGAATGCTCACTGTGCCGATGCCATGGTGTGTATTTCGAACTGCGACAAAATTACGCCGGGCATGTTGATGGCGGCAATGCGTTTGAATATTCCTGTCGTGTTCGTTTCCGGTGGTCCGATGGAAGCCGGCAAAGTGATTGAAACGCTGCATCCCAAAACATCGGGCGAACAAAAGATCATGAAAATCGATTTGGTCGATGCCATGATCAAGGCCGCCGATAGCGCGGTCAGCGATGAAGAGATTGGTCGTATCGAACGCTCCGCATGTCCGACCTGTGGCTCATGCTCGGGTATGTTCACCGCCAATTCGATGAACTGCTTGACCGAAGCTTTGGGTTTGTCTTTGCCGGGTAATGGCACCATTGTCGCGACTCATGCTGATCGTAAAAATTTGTTTTTGCGCGCAGGTCGCTTAGTTGTTGAACTCGCGAAACGCTATTACGAACAAGATGATCTCAGCGTATTGCCGCGCTCGATCGCTAACAAACAAACCTTCGAGAACGCGATGGCGCTCGATGTGTCCATGGGCGGTTCGACCAATACGGTCTTGCATCTCTTAGCTGCTGCACATGAGGCAGGTGTTGATTTTACGATGGCGGATATCGATCGCATTTCACGCAAAGTGCCGTGCCTGTGTAAGGTCGCACCGATGACGGATAAATACCATATCGAAGACGTACATCGTGCTGGTGGCATTATTTCAATTCTCGGTGAATTGGCCCGCGCCGGTTTGTTTGATACCTCGCGTCCGACTATTCATTCACGCGATTTCGCGGAGGCGATTGCGAAAAATGATATCGCTGTCAGTGACGATGCCGAGGCGCGCGCTTTGTTCTTGGCGGCGCCTGGCGGTGTGCCGACGCAGGTCGCCTTCTCACAAGATAAACGTTTTGAAACGCACGATCTCGACCGCAGTGCTGGTTGTATTCGCGACCTTGCCCATGCTTATTCCAAAGATGGTGGTTTGGCGGTGTTATATGGCAATCTCGCCGAGAAGGGCTGTATCGTGAAGACTGCGGGTGTCGATGAAAGTATTTTGACCTTCACTGGCAAGGCGCGTGTGTTCGAAAGCCAAGACGCTGCGGTCGAAGCGATTTTGGGTGACACCGTCCATGCTGGTGATGTTGTCATCATTCGATACGAAGGCCCGAAAGGTGGCCCAGGCATGCAAGAGATGTTGTATCCAACTTCCTACATCAAATCAAAAGGTTTGGGCAAAGCCTGTGCACTGTTTACCGATGGCCGCTTCTCTGGCGGCTCTTCAGGTTTGGTGATTGGTCACGCATCACCTGAGGCGGCAGAAGGCGGAGCGATTGGCTTGGTGGAAGAGGGTGATCGTATCGAGATCGATATTCCGAATCGTCGTATCCATCTCGGTGTGAGTGACGACGTATTGCAAGCGCGCCGTGCAGCGATGGAGGCCAAAGGCGCGGATGCCTGGCAACCAGTCAAACGTGAACGCTATGTGTCGCAGGCCTTGCAAGCGTATGCAGCGCTGGCGACTTCAGCTGATCGTGGCGCGGTGCGCGATATTTCACAGTTGCGTCGCTGA